In a single window of the Streptomyces sp. NBC_01298 genome:
- a CDS encoding GP88 family protein codes for MATDWLLTQNSRMKAQGIFNWTLPAWAVTLKDEAPDGTITTRNINVCPQAGVCAKFCYALDGAYRYPNVRQRHENNLRLVLDTPLVWQERMAAELRHRRYSGAAIRIHDAGDFFEDSYTMQWLELIRGAPQGQTFYAYTKEVSRFQRLVEPNCPANFKFVYSLGGKEDHLIIKELDRHADVFPDTSSLEAAGYSSQEASDLLAVFGPPRVGMAANRPRKGLKDHSFGELQEIDDIKAAARRARARAKARRDSS; via the coding sequence ATGGCCACCGACTGGCTGCTCACCCAGAACTCCCGCATGAAGGCGCAGGGAATCTTCAACTGGACCCTGCCCGCATGGGCCGTCACCCTCAAGGACGAGGCCCCCGACGGCACCATCACCACCCGCAACATCAACGTCTGCCCCCAGGCTGGCGTCTGCGCCAAGTTCTGCTACGCCCTCGACGGCGCCTACCGCTACCCCAACGTCCGCCAGCGCCACGAGAACAACCTCCGCCTGGTCCTCGACACCCCCCTGGTCTGGCAAGAGCGCATGGCCGCCGAACTGCGCCACCGCCGGTACTCAGGAGCCGCAATCCGCATCCACGACGCGGGCGATTTCTTCGAGGACTCCTACACCATGCAGTGGCTCGAACTGATACGCGGCGCCCCGCAGGGCCAGACCTTCTACGCCTACACCAAGGAGGTCTCTCGGTTTCAGCGCCTGGTCGAACCCAACTGCCCTGCCAACTTCAAGTTCGTGTACTCCCTGGGCGGCAAGGAGGATCACCTGATCATCAAGGAGCTTGACCGCCACGCCGATGTCTTCCCCGACACGTCGTCGCTCGAAGCGGCGGGCTACTCCTCGCAAGAGGCCTCCGACCTCCTGGCCGTCTTCGGGCCCCCCCGAGTGGGCATGGCGGCGAACCGCCCCCGAAAGGGGCTCAAGGACCACTCCTTCGGCGAGCTCCAAGAGATCGACGACATCAAGGCGGCCGCACGACGCGCCCGCGCCCGCGCCAAGGCCCGCCGCGACAGCAGCTGA